In a genomic window of Lycium ferocissimum isolate CSIRO_LF1 chromosome 9, AGI_CSIRO_Lferr_CH_V1, whole genome shotgun sequence:
- the LOC132030371 gene encoding probable aspartyl protease At4g16563, producing the protein MASFSVFFTLLTFFSLFLFSSAKPLVFPLTHSFSRTQFNSTHHLLKSTSARSSTRLHNHRHPHRQVSLPLTPGSDYTLSFSLGSQTISLYMDTGSDVVWLPCHPFDCILCEGKYNPTFIPNPGPINLTTAKPVTCKSRACSAVHSSLPSSDICAIAKCPLEDIEISDCKKYTCPPFYYAYGDGSFIAKLYSDELSIPMSSPNLILKDFTFGCANSALGEPIGVAGFGRGTLSLPAQLANNKPEIGNYFSYCLVSHSFDTTKVHRPSPLILGRYSVDEKVKIYDDYAYTPMLENPKHRYFYCVGLEGVSIGKIKIPAPASLRRVDGRGNGGMVVDSGTTFTMLPLRFYETVVTEFDRRVGPVYKRANRVEERTGLSPCYYLDKGSSNVPQLLLHFGGNSSVVMPKRNYFYEFFDDGKVKRKVGCVMLMNGGDEEESGPAGILGNYFQQGFEVVYDLEKKRVGFARRKCASMWDNLNQH; encoded by the exons ATGGCTTCTTTCTCTGTTTTCTTCACTCTTTTAACTTTCTTCTCACTATTCCTTTTCTCTTCTGCTAAACCATTAGTTTTCCCATTAACACATTCATTTTCAAGAACCCAATTCAACAGTACTCACCATCTTCTCAAATCCACATCAGCTCGTTCCTCCACGCGCCTCCACAACCACCGTCACCCTCACCGCCAAGTTTCCTTACCTCTCACTCCAGGAAGTGATTACACGCTCTCTTTCTCGCTTGGTTCTCAAACTATTTCTCTTTACATGGATACTGGTAGCGACGTCGTTTGGTTACCTTGTCATCCATTTGATTGTATTCTTTGTGAAGGGAAATATAATCCTACTTTTATCCCTAACCCTGGTCCTATTAATCTTACCACTGCTAAACCCGTCACGTGCAAGTCACGTGCTTGTTCTGCAGTTCACTCTTCGTTACCTTCTTCTGATATCTGTGCTATAGCAAAATGTCCACTTGAAGATATTGAAATATCAGATTGCAAGAAATACACGTGTCCACCTTTTTATTATGCTTATGGTGATGGGAGTTTTATTGCGAAATTATATAGTGATGAATTGTCAATACCTATGTCATCACCGAACTTAATTTTGAAGGATTTTACGTTTGGTTGTGCTAATAGTGCACTAGGTGAACCTATTGGTGTTGCTGGTTTTGGACGTGGTACACTTTCTTTACCAGCTCAACTAGCTAATAACAAACCGGAGAtaggaaattatttttcttattgttTGGTTTCACACTCTTTTGATACCACTAAAGTTCATCGACCAAGTCCGTTAATTCTTGGTCGTTATTCAGTTGATGAAAAAGTGAAGATTTACGATGATTATGCTTATACACCAATGCTGGAAAACCCAAAACATCGATATTTTTATTGTGTTGGACTTGAAGGAGTGTCTATTGGGAAAATCAAGATTCCGGCACCGGCGAGTTTACGGCGAGTTGATGGTAGAG GTAATGGCGGTATGGTGGTGGATTCTGGTACGACCTTTACGATGTTGCCGTTAAGGTTTTATGAGACAGTGGTAACTGAGTTCGACCGGCGTGTCGGACCGGTTTATAAAAGAGCGAACCGGGTTGAAGAACGAACCGGGTTGAGTCCGTGTTACTATTTGGATAAGGGTAGTTCAAATGTGCCACAATTGTTGTTACATTTTGGGGGAAATTCTAGTGTGGTGATGCCTAAGAGAAATTACTTCTATGAATTTTTTGATGATGGGAAAGTGAAAAGGAAAGTTGGGTGTGTGATGTTGATGAACGGTGGTGATGAAGAGGAAAGTGGGCCAGCAGGGATATTGGGTAATTATTTTCAACAAGGATTTGAGGTTGTTTatgatttggaaaagaaaagagttggATTTGCAAGGAGGAAATGCGCATCTATGTGGGATAACTTGAACCAGCACTAA